In Candidatus Saccharibacteria bacterium oral taxon 488, one DNA window encodes the following:
- a CDS encoding FtsX-like permease family protein, with the protein MKTLDIVRRAGRNLRRAKLRTLLTSVAIAVGGFAITASLMAGEGARQYIDRIISSNINPQGLMIGKASEAFTGRSNKPLKEYKPDTGTHRGAEVELLTLDDIAKLKARSDLKDVTPLYQLNPKYLTFSTKSDKKYTGEVAMRDSGIRVETVAGRMMSKGTQLGDNEVIIPESYLEELGISADKIIGSKLTLTVEQAPQKVSEEDIAKAYRQRGEAGVRELTSSKLKHKELTIVAVSKKSPEQATNTPNTYISPETAKELTEFATLGTPQYQKYITASATVADGKKPEDVKKALKDELNLSAVTSKDIQELLFTFVNLLQWIVFGFGVLALVVSIFGIVNTQYISVLERTQQIGLMKALGASRRDIARLFRYEAAWVGFLGGALGVLGAWGIGELCNPMISGALNLGEHSLLIFVPISGLVIVVGLMLVAIIAGFLPSRKAAKLDPIEALRTE; encoded by the coding sequence ATGAAAACGCTAGATATCGTACGTCGGGCTGGGCGGAATCTGCGGCGAGCTAAGCTGCGCACCTTGCTCACCAGTGTCGCTATCGCGGTGGGTGGCTTTGCGATTACCGCGAGTTTGATGGCTGGCGAGGGTGCGCGGCAATATATTGACAGGATCATCAGCAGTAATATTAATCCTCAAGGATTGATGATTGGCAAGGCGAGTGAGGCGTTTACCGGTCGCAGCAATAAGCCACTTAAGGAGTATAAGCCGGACACTGGTACACATCGTGGTGCAGAAGTTGAGCTATTGACTCTTGATGATATAGCCAAACTGAAGGCGCGCAGTGACTTGAAAGATGTGACGCCGCTATATCAATTGAACCCAAAATACCTGACGTTTAGTACCAAGTCTGATAAAAAGTACACGGGCGAGGTAGCGATGCGCGATAGCGGTATCCGTGTTGAGACAGTAGCGGGCAGGATGATGTCCAAGGGCACTCAGTTGGGGGATAATGAAGTGATAATACCAGAGTCCTACCTTGAGGAATTGGGGATCTCTGCGGACAAGATCATCGGTAGCAAGTTGACGCTCACCGTTGAGCAAGCGCCGCAGAAAGTCAGTGAAGAGGACATTGCCAAGGCGTATCGGCAGCGCGGCGAGGCTGGCGTGCGTGAACTAACAAGTAGTAAGTTGAAGCACAAAGAGCTGACCATTGTAGCGGTATCAAAGAAATCGCCGGAGCAAGCGACGAATACACCAAATACCTATATCAGCCCAGAGACTGCCAAGGAGCTGACTGAATTTGCAACGCTCGGTACGCCGCAGTACCAAAAGTATATTACCGCTTCAGCAACGGTGGCTGATGGTAAAAAGCCCGAAGACGTCAAGAAAGCTCTTAAAGATGAATTGAACCTGTCAGCGGTAACTTCGAAAGATATCCAGGAGCTGCTCTTTACGTTCGTAAACTTGCTGCAGTGGATTGTGTTTGGGTTTGGTGTGTTGGCGTTGGTGGTGAGTATATTTGGCATCGTCAATACTCAATACATTTCGGTGTTGGAGCGAACGCAACAGATTGGACTAATGAAGGCGCTTGGTGCTAGTCGGCGTGATATTGCCAGGCTGTTCCGTTACGAAGCAGCATGGGTTGGCTTCTTGGGTGGTGCGCTTGGAGTGCTCGGCGCGTGGGGAATTGGTGAGTTGTGTAACCCAATGATCTCCGGGGCGCTTAATTTGGGGGAACATTCACTCCTGATATTTGTACCAATTAGCGGTCTCGTCATTGTCGTCGGGTTGATGTTAGTAGCAATTATTGCGGGATTCTTGCCGAGCCGCAAAGCAGCGAAGCTTGACCCAATTGAGGCGCTGCGTACGGAATGA
- a CDS encoding collagen-like protein has product MDGDWQDIVSLSELRGEKGDKGEKGDKGDTGEAGAAGKDGKNGVSTGQRGANGRDGANGKNGATGPKGDTGAQGPAGPRGQKGDKGEKGDANGVVGPAGPQGPKGDKGDTGQQGQKGDKGDKGDTGAKGDKGDKGDAGAKGDKGDAGQQGAKGDTGATGAQGQKGDAGNDGREIELQKTALYIQWRYRGDATWNNLIALSDLKGPKGDKGDTGPQGPAGPQGAAGSQGATGAQGSQGPAGPQGPKGDTGPAGPQGPAGPQGQKGEKGEKGNDGPQGPAGPQGAKGDTGPVGPVGPAGPQGLKGAKGDTGATGAQGQKGDKGDTGPVGPQGLPGPQGIPGVKGDKGPIGPQGAKGETGPAGPQGAKGEKGEPGAKGDTGSAGPQGAKGDAGAPGAKGPKGDAGPQGQKGDKGEKGEAGANATVNVTNSTQPCSTGLTVTGSGTPNIGLTFTGSNIPAGGSIGQVLMKKSAADCDVAWRSLPQETMFAGSIGVGNGNIVAVNVNADTYTAIPMTTITTNTGGGTWDPVNHTYTIPSDGVYFIRSSIRTVDNSPVRNIYQIVNDVNGDRPEGAWSSNQAGVRRSTLPYSRMMRATAGTKLKLIVVSDLQSVQLSDASLTITKLSN; this is encoded by the coding sequence ATGGATGGTGATTGGCAAGATATCGTTTCTCTTTCTGAGTTGCGGGGTGAAAAAGGCGACAAGGGCGAGAAAGGTGACAAAGGTGACACTGGTGAGGCCGGAGCTGCTGGTAAAGACGGTAAAAACGGCGTAAGTACAGGACAGCGTGGAGCTAACGGTCGGGATGGAGCGAATGGTAAAAACGGTGCGACCGGGCCAAAAGGTGACACCGGTGCTCAGGGTCCAGCTGGTCCACGGGGCCAAAAGGGTGACAAGGGCGAGAAGGGCGATGCCAATGGTGTCGTCGGTCCGGCTGGCCCACAGGGTCCCAAAGGTGACAAAGGTGATACTGGCCAACAGGGTCAAAAAGGTGATAAGGGCGACAAAGGTGATACTGGCGCTAAGGGAGATAAAGGAGATAAAGGAGACGCCGGCGCCAAGGGCGACAAGGGCGATGCCGGCCAACAGGGTGCTAAAGGTGATACTGGAGCGACGGGCGCACAAGGCCAAAAGGGTGATGCTGGTAACGATGGGCGAGAGATTGAGTTACAGAAAACCGCGTTGTATATCCAGTGGCGCTACAGGGGTGATGCTACGTGGAACAACCTCATTGCATTATCTGACTTGAAGGGTCCGAAGGGCGATAAGGGCGATACCGGTCCACAAGGTCCCGCTGGCCCGCAAGGTGCAGCAGGGTCTCAAGGTGCAACCGGTGCACAAGGTTCTCAGGGGCCTGCTGGTCCACAAGGCCCGAAGGGCGACACTGGCCCTGCCGGCCCACAGGGCCCAGCTGGTCCCCAAGGCCAAAAAGGTGAGAAAGGTGAAAAAGGTAATGATGGTCCACAAGGTCCTGCAGGTCCTCAGGGAGCCAAAGGTGATACCGGTCCGGTAGGTCCAGTCGGTCCCGCTGGCCCGCAAGGACTCAAAGGCGCCAAAGGTGATACCGGAGCGACAGGTGCTCAAGGTCAAAAAGGCGACAAGGGCGACACTGGCCCAGTAGGTCCTCAGGGCCTGCCTGGCCCCCAGGGTATACCAGGTGTTAAGGGGGATAAAGGTCCTATCGGCCCGCAGGGCGCTAAAGGTGAGACTGGCCCAGCGGGTCCACAGGGCGCTAAGGGTGAGAAAGGCGAGCCAGGAGCCAAGGGCGACACTGGCTCTGCCGGCCCGCAAGGAGCTAAGGGAGATGCCGGTGCACCTGGAGCTAAAGGCCCGAAGGGCGACGCTGGTCCTCAAGGACAAAAAGGTGATAAAGGTGAAAAGGGCGAAGCTGGTGCAAATGCAACAGTTAATGTGACGAATAGTACTCAGCCATGTTCGACCGGCCTTACTGTCACGGGCAGTGGTACGCCGAATATTGGACTGACATTTACCGGATCAAATATTCCGGCCGGTGGGTCAATTGGTCAGGTACTGATGAAAAAGTCGGCGGCAGATTGTGATGTTGCGTGGAGGAGCTTGCCGCAAGAAACGATGTTTGCCGGCTCGATCGGTGTCGGTAATGGTAATATCGTGGCGGTAAATGTTAACGCTGACACTTATACAGCTATTCCGATGACAACGATCACCACGAATACCGGCGGTGGTACCTGGGATCCGGTGAATCACACGTATACTATTCCAAGTGATGGTGTGTACTTCATTCGTTCCAGTATTCGTACCGTTGACAACTCGCCAGTGCGTAATATTTACCAAATTGTTAATGATGTGAACGGTGATCGTCCAGAGGGCGCATGGTCATCTAACCAAGCCGGTGTTCGTCGTTCGACACTGCCGTATTCACGGATGATGCGAGCCACAGCTGGTACCAAGCTAAAGTTGATCGTCGTATCAGACCTCCAGAGTGTGCAACTCAGCGACGCAAGCCTGACAATTACCAAGCTTTCAAACTAA
- the serS gene encoding serine--tRNA ligase, which produces MLDIRFIRDNAEAVQAAAKHKGCDVSIATLLQLDDERREAQRQVDELRQQRNEIAAKMKGGKPEPGLIEQGKAIKAKLSGLEAQLSEVEERYITLLKQVPNMPHVDVPVGLSEDENVEVKVVGAIPAFDFAPKNHYEIAEAKGWLDKERAAKVAGARFAYIMGDLVLLQQAIIQFVITSLTNPAVIKEIAKKAGLGVNTKPFIPVLPPLMIRTEPYDQMDRLQPSDDRYKIEGEELWLQGSAEHVLGSMHAGEIFDAKQLPLRYLGFATSFRKEAGTYGKDMEGLIRMHQFDKLEMESFTEAKDSYNEHLLFIAIQEWLLAQLKLPYHVLMKCTADIGKPNARGVDMEVWLPGQGKYRETHTADYMTDYQARRLMTRVRTDNGVELIHTNDATAFALGRCMVAIIENCQTAEGDVVVPEALRPYMNGREMI; this is translated from the coding sequence ATGTTAGATATTCGCTTTATTCGAGATAACGCCGAAGCAGTGCAGGCTGCGGCGAAACACAAGGGGTGCGACGTGTCTATTGCGACATTGTTGCAATTAGATGACGAGCGTCGAGAGGCGCAGCGGCAGGTTGATGAGTTGCGCCAGCAGCGTAATGAGATTGCTGCTAAAATGAAGGGCGGCAAGCCCGAGCCGGGTCTGATTGAGCAGGGCAAGGCTATCAAGGCCAAGCTGAGCGGGCTTGAGGCTCAGCTGAGCGAGGTTGAGGAACGCTACATAACGCTACTCAAGCAAGTCCCTAATATGCCGCACGTCGACGTACCAGTTGGTCTGAGTGAGGATGAAAACGTTGAGGTAAAGGTAGTCGGTGCTATCCCAGCCTTTGATTTTGCGCCGAAAAATCACTACGAAATCGCCGAGGCAAAAGGCTGGCTCGACAAAGAGCGTGCTGCCAAGGTTGCTGGCGCTCGCTTTGCCTATATCATGGGTGATTTAGTGTTGTTGCAGCAGGCGATTATCCAGTTTGTGATTACATCTCTCACGAACCCAGCAGTGATCAAAGAGATCGCCAAAAAGGCTGGCCTTGGTGTCAATACAAAACCATTCATCCCAGTGCTGCCGCCACTGATGATTCGGACCGAGCCGTATGATCAGATGGATCGTCTCCAGCCGAGTGATGATCGATACAAAATCGAAGGCGAGGAACTGTGGCTACAGGGGAGTGCTGAGCATGTGCTCGGTAGTATGCATGCGGGTGAGATTTTTGATGCGAAACAGTTGCCACTTCGATACTTGGGCTTTGCGACCAGTTTCCGAAAAGAGGCGGGGACGTACGGCAAGGATATGGAGGGGCTGATCCGGATGCACCAGTTTGATAAGCTCGAGATGGAGAGCTTCACCGAGGCGAAGGATAGTTATAACGAGCACCTGCTATTTATCGCGATTCAAGAGTGGCTTTTGGCTCAGCTCAAGCTACCGTACCATGTCCTGATGAAGTGCACCGCTGATATCGGTAAACCAAATGCGCGCGGTGTTGATATGGAAGTATGGTTACCGGGTCAGGGCAAGTACCGCGAGACGCATACCGCTGATTATATGACGGATTATCAGGCGCGCCGTCTGATGACGCGGGTGCGTACGGATAACGGAGTTGAATTGATCCACACAAACGATGCGACGGCCTTTGCATTGGGTCGCTGTATGGTGGCGATTATCGAGAATTGCCAGACCGCGGAGGGTGATGTCGTGGTGCCAGAAGCACTGCGTCCATATATGAATGGCCGTGAGATGATATAA
- the raiA gene encoding ribosome-associated translation inhibitor RaiA: MIKDITITGVKYELTDTTKKYVERKIGALGKYLPRHARKSATADVKIKQIDNPGGNKYEVEVIINVPDKKITAKDSTMNVLAAVDIVEAKLNGQLRKYKDDVLAHVGSSRGVLARFKRGFQREQ; the protein is encoded by the coding sequence ATGATCAAAGATATTACCATTACTGGCGTCAAATACGAATTGACGGACACCACAAAGAAATACGTTGAGCGCAAAATCGGTGCGCTGGGCAAGTACTTGCCGCGACATGCCCGCAAGAGCGCGACCGCTGACGTAAAGATCAAGCAGATCGATAATCCTGGCGGCAACAAGTACGAGGTTGAGGTGATTATCAATGTGCCAGACAAGAAAATCACCGCTAAAGATTCGACAATGAATGTGCTAGCAGCAGTGGATATCGTTGAGGCGAAGCTAAACGGGCAGCTGCGTAAATATAAGGACGATGTATTAGCACACGTTGGCAGCAGCCGCGGCGTACTGGCACGGTTCAAGCGCGGTTTCCAGCGCGAGCAGTAA
- a CDS encoding VWA domain-containing protein, producing the protein MRFSSASQPKSIPPCANLSGVGTEQQEHARQIAADRRYQEQTGHSLQEKQHYDNEVKRLHRQIDQMRQVFQSVLNEVVTARRGLSRRSHQDGDILDPNRLAQTITDIKGGITPEAFQRYETVRGRTELNCKTDYFFVFDCSASMSGAPAEAAASCAVIMLEGLAGTERDIRQLEQQQSIDLSDLSVRTSLYTFGDTATCHKPLSSDLNDKQRLDTYAAITAADMGSTADYLALQEIADLPRSQDRQRIIIVATDGASDNPSAAQAAVSQLRRDQNTVVYGVSIGSAAAEQLYAPNAKRINDPKDLPNVLQSFIETTIQT; encoded by the coding sequence ATGCGCTTTAGTTCTGCTAGCCAACCAAAATCAATACCACCCTGCGCCAATTTATCTGGTGTCGGTACTGAACAGCAAGAACATGCCCGTCAGATAGCAGCCGACCGCCGCTATCAAGAGCAAACCGGACATTCACTACAGGAAAAGCAGCATTATGATAACGAGGTCAAGCGACTACATAGGCAGATTGATCAGATGCGCCAAGTATTTCAATCAGTCTTGAATGAAGTCGTTACCGCCCGCCGCGGTCTCAGTCGCCGTTCCCACCAAGACGGCGATATCCTCGACCCCAACCGCCTAGCGCAGACCATCACCGACATCAAGGGTGGTATCACACCAGAAGCGTTCCAGCGCTACGAAACCGTGCGCGGACGAACCGAACTGAACTGCAAGACCGACTATTTCTTTGTATTTGACTGCTCTGCTTCCATGAGCGGTGCGCCTGCAGAAGCCGCCGCCAGTTGCGCCGTCATCATGCTGGAAGGACTAGCCGGCACGGAACGCGATATCCGACAGCTGGAACAACAACAAAGTATTGACCTATCCGACCTGTCAGTACGTACCTCATTATACACGTTTGGTGATACTGCAACCTGTCACAAACCGCTCAGTAGCGACCTAAATGACAAACAACGGCTTGATACATACGCAGCCATCACTGCAGCCGATATGGGTAGTACAGCAGATTATTTAGCTCTCCAGGAGATTGCTGATCTACCCCGTAGTCAAGATCGTCAGCGAATCATCATCGTCGCGACTGACGGCGCAAGCGATAACCCCAGCGCCGCCCAGGCAGCCGTCAGCCAGCTTCGCCGTGACCAGAACACCGTAGTATACGGCGTATCCATTGGCTCAGCCGCCGCTGAGCAACTGTACGCTCCGAATGCCAAACGTATCAACGACCCTAAAGACCTGCCAAATGTGTTACAATCATTTATAGAAACAACCATTCAAACATAA
- the secA gene encoding preprotein translocase subunit SecA — MTQQKALSKIFGDPQKKILKRLQKQVDVINGLSEKYEKMSDKDLQAQTEALKKRLEKKNVTLDTILPDAFAVVREAAKRVIGERPYDVQLIGGMVLHEGNVAEMKTGEGKTLVATLPTYLNALEEKGVHVVTVNDYLAQRDAGWMGQVYDFLGLTTGVIINEASFVYDKDYDNEHHDDPRMRKLRPVTRKEAYAADITYGTNNEFGFDYLRDNMVNDVDLLRQRELNFAIVDEVDSILIDEARTPLIISAPAAENPDNYYTFAKVASKLVPEDYVLDEKRRSVALTDEGVEKVQKLLGIKNLYTPDHVRSVYHMDQALRAQTLFKRDKDYVVTNDGEVIIVDEHTGRLMQGRRYNEGLHQAIEAKEGVPVLEESMTLATISFQNYFRLYNKLSGMTGTAFTEAEEFQQIYSLDVIQIPPNKPVIRDDKEDLIFKTEKGKLKAVAEAIKDYHKQGRPVLVGSGSIAKNEQIAKYLEKEGIKFEILNAKNNEREAAIIEKAGEKGAITLATNIAGRGTDIKLGKGVKELGGLVVIGSERHESRRIDNQLRGRGGRQGDPGETQFYVSTEDDLMRIFQGERIAALMDRLGVDEDTPIQNRAVSKTLEAAQKRVEGYNFDTRKNVVQYDNVINRHRRVVYTMRRKILEGDNIQPEIERLLRDRVKELVTLPTKNNPKFIEEFTAAFPVDEAAVRKVGREKKDRLRLQKALKLAHQAYREKDEEIGTEELRGVEREVYMAVLDTLWMQHLENMQHLREGIHWRSVGQRDPLVEYRAESQKLFTSLQENLRNEVLNTIFHIHKSDAVIRQSQDDEYDTELTRLAESAVERGVNEVGAGEENRDGDFSVKKGKSNAESNRAKNQARKKKKAQRQNRKKNRK; from the coding sequence ATGACACAACAAAAGGCGCTGAGTAAGATTTTTGGCGATCCGCAGAAGAAGATTTTGAAGCGGCTGCAGAAGCAAGTTGACGTAATTAACGGTCTGTCTGAAAAGTATGAAAAAATGTCGGACAAAGATTTGCAGGCGCAGACAGAGGCGCTGAAAAAGCGTTTGGAAAAGAAAAATGTAACACTGGATACGATTTTACCGGATGCCTTTGCGGTGGTGCGCGAAGCCGCCAAGCGTGTCATCGGTGAGCGTCCGTACGATGTCCAGCTGATCGGTGGTATGGTGCTTCATGAGGGCAATGTGGCTGAGATGAAAACTGGTGAAGGTAAAACCTTGGTGGCGACGCTGCCGACGTACCTCAATGCGCTGGAGGAAAAGGGCGTCCACGTGGTGACTGTCAACGACTATCTGGCGCAGCGCGACGCTGGCTGGATGGGCCAGGTGTATGACTTTTTGGGCTTGACAACTGGCGTGATTATCAACGAGGCGTCATTTGTTTATGATAAAGATTACGACAATGAGCATCACGACGATCCGCGCATGCGCAAGCTCCGTCCGGTCACTCGCAAGGAAGCCTACGCGGCTGACATTACCTATGGTACCAACAACGAGTTTGGCTTTGATTATCTGCGTGACAACATGGTTAACGACGTTGATTTGCTCAGGCAGCGCGAACTGAACTTTGCTATCGTTGACGAGGTGGACTCAATTTTGATTGACGAGGCGCGCACGCCGCTGATCATTTCGGCGCCAGCAGCGGAGAACCCGGACAATTACTATACTTTTGCTAAGGTTGCCAGTAAATTAGTGCCGGAGGACTATGTTTTGGATGAAAAGCGCCGCAGCGTAGCCTTGACCGACGAGGGCGTGGAAAAAGTCCAAAAACTGCTGGGAATAAAAAATTTGTACACACCAGACCACGTGCGCAGCGTTTACCACATGGACCAAGCCCTGCGAGCACAAACATTGTTCAAGCGCGACAAAGATTACGTGGTAACTAATGACGGCGAGGTGATCATCGTCGATGAGCACACCGGTCGTTTGATGCAAGGACGCCGCTACAACGAAGGTTTACACCAGGCAATTGAGGCGAAAGAAGGTGTGCCAGTGCTGGAAGAAAGCATGACGCTGGCGACCATTTCGTTCCAGAATTATTTCCGTTTGTACAATAAACTTTCCGGTATGACTGGTACGGCATTTACCGAGGCCGAAGAGTTTCAACAAATTTATTCACTGGACGTCATTCAGATTCCACCGAACAAGCCAGTTATTCGCGACGACAAAGAAGACCTGATTTTCAAGACCGAAAAGGGTAAGTTGAAGGCGGTGGCTGAAGCTATCAAGGATTATCATAAGCAAGGCCGGCCGGTGCTGGTTGGCTCTGGCTCGATTGCCAAGAACGAGCAGATTGCCAAATATCTGGAAAAAGAAGGCATCAAGTTTGAGATTTTGAACGCTAAGAATAATGAGCGTGAGGCGGCCATCATCGAGAAGGCTGGTGAAAAGGGTGCGATTACACTAGCGACAAACATCGCCGGACGCGGTACCGACATCAAGCTGGGCAAGGGCGTCAAGGAATTGGGCGGCCTGGTGGTGATCGGTTCGGAGCGCCACGAATCACGACGCATCGACAATCAGCTGCGCGGCCGCGGCGGCCGTCAGGGCGACCCGGGCGAGACCCAGTTCTACGTATCGACCGAAGATGATTTGATGCGAATTTTCCAGGGCGAGCGCATCGCCGCGCTGATGGACCGGCTGGGCGTCGACGAAGATACGCCAATTCAAAACCGCGCCGTGTCAAAGACCTTGGAGGCAGCCCAGAAGCGTGTCGAAGGTTACAACTTTGATACGCGCAAAAATGTTGTTCAGTACGACAACGTGATTAATCGTCACCGCCGTGTGGTCTACACGATGCGGCGAAAAATCCTTGAAGGCGACAATATCCAGCCGGAAATTGAGCGGTTGTTGCGTGACAGAGTCAAAGAGTTAGTGACGCTACCAACCAAGAACAACCCGAAGTTTATCGAGGAATTTACGGCAGCCTTTCCAGTCGATGAAGCGGCCGTGCGCAAGGTTGGCCGCGAGAAAAAGGACCGTCTGCGCCTCCAAAAAGCTCTGAAACTAGCACACCAGGCCTACCGGGAAAAAGATGAAGAAATCGGTACTGAAGAGCTGCGCGGTGTGGAGCGCGAGGTGTATATGGCGGTGCTCGACACCCTGTGGATGCAGCACCTAGAGAATATGCAACACCTACGCGAAGGGATCCACTGGCGCAGCGTTGGCCAGCGCGATCCATTGGTAGAATACCGGGCTGAGTCACAAAAATTGTTCACCAGCCTTCAGGAAAATCTGCGTAACGAAGTTCTGAACACAATTTTTCATATTCATAAATCCGACGCAGTAATTCGCCAATCGCAGGATGATGAGTATGACACCGAGCTAACGCGCCTGGCCGAAAGTGCAGTTGAGCGTGGTGTTAATGAAGTTGGTGCGGGCGAGGAAAATCGTGACGGTGACTTTTCGGTGAAAAAGGGCAAATCAAACGCCGAGTCGAACCGCGCCAAAAACCAAGCACGCAAGAAGAAAAAAGCGCAGCGCCAAAACCGCAAAAAGAACCGCAAATAA
- the murD gene encoding UDP-N-acetylmuramoyl-L-alanine--D-glutamate ligase, with amino-acid sequence MKIIIAGYGLEGISSLRYFRRVFPDAEFVIADQKAVENAPDDVAVRTGESVFTEQLQDADMVVRAPGVPPRLLKTSGKIWSATNEFFDKCPAPIIGVTGTKGKGTTCSLIAAILRAAGQTVHLVGNIGVPALDALPNITKDDFVVYELSSFQLWDLEKSPTIAVVLMIEPDHLEVHTDFAEYLDAKKNIRRHQSVVDTCLYHPTNKYSKEVAATPFNGLLDEQGRVTCEYCGDDALDFAHRYAVPDENQVYVRDGYFCVQDRRICRTDHLRLPGAHNLENACAAISAVTELPITVIDEQYAAGLESFTGLPHRLKFVAEKNGVKYYDDSIATTPGSAIAALRAFEAPKVLVVGGYDKGADYDEMAVEITRQAVRAVIIIGANAAKIEQSLRQASVTATMVALGQTTMVDVVAQANQLSRPGDVVILSPAAASFGMFKNYVDRGEQFVAAVEKLYP; translated from the coding sequence ATGAAGATTATTATCGCTGGCTATGGTCTTGAGGGTATATCAAGTTTGAGATATTTTCGGCGGGTTTTTCCTGATGCTGAATTTGTGATTGCTGACCAGAAAGCGGTCGAGAATGCGCCGGATGATGTGGCGGTGCGGACTGGCGAGTCGGTGTTCACCGAGCAGCTGCAGGATGCCGATATGGTGGTGCGAGCACCGGGTGTGCCGCCGCGACTGCTCAAAACGTCAGGCAAAATATGGTCGGCGACCAATGAGTTTTTCGACAAGTGCCCAGCGCCGATTATTGGCGTGACGGGGACGAAAGGCAAGGGTACGACCTGTAGTCTGATCGCGGCGATCTTGCGGGCGGCCGGTCAGACGGTGCATTTGGTGGGGAATATTGGTGTGCCGGCACTGGACGCGCTGCCAAACATCACAAAGGACGATTTCGTTGTGTACGAACTATCGAGTTTTCAGCTGTGGGATCTCGAAAAATCGCCGACCATTGCCGTGGTATTGATGATCGAGCCGGACCATTTGGAGGTGCATACGGATTTTGCCGAGTACCTCGACGCCAAGAAAAATATTCGTCGTCACCAGAGTGTTGTTGATACATGTTTATATCATCCAACGAATAAATATTCGAAGGAAGTAGCCGCTACGCCTTTTAATGGACTATTGGATGAGCAGGGTCGTGTGACGTGTGAGTATTGTGGGGATGATGCGCTAGATTTCGCGCACCGCTATGCCGTTCCCGACGAGAATCAGGTGTATGTCCGGGATGGCTACTTCTGTGTGCAAGATCGGCGGATTTGTCGCACTGATCATTTGCGGCTACCGGGCGCACACAACCTCGAGAATGCGTGTGCGGCGATAAGCGCGGTGACAGAATTGCCGATTACAGTGATCGACGAGCAGTACGCGGCTGGACTAGAGAGTTTTACGGGATTGCCACATCGATTAAAATTCGTTGCTGAGAAAAACGGTGTGAAGTATTATGATGACAGTATCGCTACCACGCCGGGCAGTGCCATCGCGGCGCTGCGGGCGTTTGAGGCGCCGAAAGTGCTGGTCGTCGGCGGGTACGACAAGGGGGCGGATTATGATGAAATGGCTGTGGAGATTACCAGACAAGCGGTGCGGGCGGTGATCATTATCGGGGCAAATGCGGCGAAGATTGAGCAGTCACTGCGTCAAGCATCGGTCACGGCGACGATGGTAGCGCTCGGCCAGACAACGATGGTGGATGTCGTCGCTCAAGCCAATCAATTATCTCGCCCAGGTGATGTTGTCATCCTCAGCCCGGCGGCCGCTAGCTTTGGGATGTTCAAAAATTACGTCGACCGCGGTGAGCAATTTGTGGCGGCGGTGGAGAAGCTTTATCCCTGA
- the hpt gene encoding hypoxanthine phosphoribosyltransferase → MNQDIAKILVTTEQINNAVAQLGRELTAEYSDKNPLVIGVLRGAAPFMIDLVRAMDCYMEIDFIDVSSYGDATESSGAVTVLKDIDSDVAGRHVLLVEDIVDTGRTLEKLLELFAGRGAASVKVCSLLDKPERRIANVAADYVGLSVPNEFVVGYGLDFRQQYRNLPYIGVLKPEVYQG, encoded by the coding sequence ATGAATCAAGACATTGCTAAAATCCTCGTGACTACTGAGCAAATTAACAATGCAGTGGCGCAGCTGGGCCGAGAGCTGACGGCAGAGTATAGTGACAAGAACCCGCTGGTCATCGGCGTACTGCGCGGTGCAGCACCGTTTATGATTGATCTAGTACGCGCCATGGATTGCTATATGGAAATCGATTTCATCGACGTCTCCAGTTACGGCGACGCGACTGAATCATCCGGCGCAGTTACCGTTCTCAAAGACATTGACAGCGATGTTGCCGGGCGGCATGTTCTGCTGGTCGAGGACATCGTCGATACCGGCCGAACGTTGGAAAAATTACTAGAGTTATTCGCCGGTCGTGGTGCGGCCTCAGTCAAAGTCTGCTCACTGCTCGACAAACCCGAACGGCGTATCGCCAACGTTGCCGCCGATTACGTCGGCCTGTCCGTCCCCAACGAATTCGTCGTCGGCTACGGCCTAGATTTCCGCCAACAATACCGGAATCTACCATATATCGGGGTGTTGAAACCTGAGGTGTATCAGGGATAA